Genomic segment of Pseudomonas sp. DY-1:
CGCTGGGGCGGCGCCGTGGAGAATCGCGCGCGCCTGCTGGTCGAGATTGTCCGGGGCGTTCGTAGCGCGGTTTCGCCAGGCTTCGTGGTGTCGGTGAAACTGAATTCGGCGGACTTCCAGCGCGGAGGCTTCAGCCCGGAAGATGCGCGCAGTGTGGTCGCCATGCTCAACGAACTGCAGGTGGACCTTGTCGAGCTATCCGGTGGCAGCTACGAGGCCCCGGCCATGCAGGGGCAGGCCCGCGATGGTCGCACCCTCGCCCGAGAGGCCTACTTCCTGGAATTCGCCGAAAGCATCACCGCGGTTGCGCGAATGCCGCTGATGGTCACCGGCGGTATCCGGCGTCGCGCCGTGGCCGAGAAAGTCATCCAGAGCGGCATCGCACTGGCGGGGATGGCCACCGCACTGTCGATCAATCCGAATCTTCCGCGGGAATGGTCGAACGGTGGCGACGACGCCCCTGCCCTGCGCCCCATCACCTGGAAGAACAAGACCCTCGGCGCCATGGCGAACATGGCCGTGGTCAAGTACCAGTTGCAGCGGCTGAGCAAGGGTCGCGTCACGCGACCTGAGGTTTCTCCGCTACTCGCCTTGCTGGGGCAACAGGTTTCGACCTCGGCGCGGACGCGGCGCTATCGCCGCTGGATCGCCGGGCGGAACTGACCGAACGCGCGGGCCATGGGTATTCCATGGCCCATGCTACGCAGTGCGCTGTCAGGCCTTGGCTGCCGCAAGGTAGCCACCCAGGCGTCGGCCCATCTCTTCGCCAAGCGCTTGCAAGCCGCTCATGGGGCGGACCATCACCTCGAAATCGACGATCTTGCCCTGCTCGTCGAAGCGGATCATGTCGATGCCTTTCAGGTTACGGCCATCGACGTGCGCGCTGAACTCCAGCACCACATTGAGTCCATCGGCGGTGGCCAGTTGACGGTGGTAGGTGAAGTCGTTGAACACCTTGAGCACGGTATTGAGGATGGTCGAGACCACCATCG
This window contains:
- a CDS encoding NADH:flavin oxidoreductase/NADH oxidase family protein, which gives rise to MSLFEPLALPNGTRIPNRLAKAAMEENMADGDHAPSEALLRLYQHWADGGAGLIITGNVMVDGRAMTGPGGVVLETDNHLERFQRWAEVARSRGAQVWMQINHPGRQTPAALGQPTLAPSAVPLDLGKFSNQFRVPREMSEADIEEVRQRFVNAAQLAERSGFNGVQIHAAHGYLLSQFLSPISNKRQDRWGGAVENRARLLVEIVRGVRSAVSPGFVVSVKLNSADFQRGGFSPEDARSVVAMLNELQVDLVELSGGSYEAPAMQGQARDGRTLAREAYFLEFAESITAVARMPLMVTGGIRRRAVAEKVIQSGIALAGMATALSINPNLPREWSNGGDDAPALRPITWKNKTLGAMANMAVVKYQLQRLSKGRVTRPEVSPLLALLGQQVSTSARTRRYRRWIAGRN
- a CDS encoding nuclear transport factor 2 family protein, translated to MSELNLHPQAAASLQRWHEMVERQDLSALPELLAENVVFRSPMAHTPYPGPMVVSTILNTVLKVFNDFTYHRQLATADGLNVVLEFSAHVDGRNLKGIDMIRFDEQGKIVDFEVMVRPMSGLQALGEEMGRRLGGYLAAAKA